The genomic DNA GCCAGTACATAATCCGCGTACCACGGGGCGATTTTATTTCCGACAATCGCCTCAACGGTAGGGCAGCCAACAAATATCTCGCGCCGCCCGTCTTTTGCTGCAAATAAAATAGCTTCGGCTGCAACTTCCGGCTGATAAATCTTACCCATGGGTTTAGGCTTGTTGGGAAGGCGTGTTTTCACAAAGCTGAACTGGGTCGTGTTCATGGCCGGCAGCTGCACCATACTTAACTTTACTTTGCTTTTGTCGTGCAGCAGCTCTGTTTTGAGCGAATCAAAAAAGCCTTCTACGGCGTGTTTGGAACCACAGTAAGCCGATTGCAGCGGAATTCCCCTGTAAGCAAGCGCCGATCCGACGAGCACAATGGAACCACGGTCGCGGGGCAGCATACGCTTTAATGCTGCCAACGTGCCGTATACCTGGCCCAGGTACGTAACTTCGGTTACCCGTTTATATTCATCGGGCAGCATTTCCTTTACCGGGCTAAAGACACTGTTCATCGCATTATTCACCCAGATGTCAATCTCACCTAATTCTTCTTCAGTGCGGGCTGCCGCATTTTCCACTGCTTCCGCGTCGGCAACATCTACTAAAAAGTAAATGGCTTTGCGGCCTACAGCTTCTACTTCCTTCTTTGCTGCTTCCAAGCCTTCTTTACCGCGGGCCAGCATAGCCACGTCGTAGCCGTGTTTTGCAAAAAGGCGCACCGTAGCCCTTCCAAGTCCGGCAGAAGCACCTGTTACAACGACTACCCCCCGGCGTTGTGTTCTTTCTTGTGTATCCATGTCAGTGTTTGTTTTTCATAGTTTGCGTTGCAAATAAATTACTTGTTATGCGTACGCCTGCTTTTTGGTGTTAGTTGTAAACCCATTGAAAGCCCTGCAAAGCTGACTTTAGTTTATACCTAAAAAGCATGTTCTAAAACAATGGCTGGTAGAGCAAAAAGAGCTGCGCTATACTTTAGCGCAGCTCTTATTTTACTTTCGTAATTTCTATGTAAGCGTTACAGGGATGTACGCGCTCCCTCGTGCTGGTGTACCAGGTAGCGGGTCAGAATATCCCAATGGATCTGCTGCATTTGTGCCCAGCCGCCTTCGGCTACCAGTGTGTTAAGGATGGCGCGGTCGCCGGCTTCTTCGCCTTGGTTGTTGATCCCTTCGTTGCGGCCCAGCTCCGAAGCGATAA from Pontibacter liquoris includes the following:
- a CDS encoding SDR family oxidoreductase: MDTQERTQRRGVVVVTGASAGLGRATVRLFAKHGYDVAMLARGKEGLEAAKKEVEAVGRKAIYFLVDVADAEAVENAAARTEEELGEIDIWVNNAMNSVFSPVKEMLPDEYKRVTEVTYLGQVYGTLAALKRMLPRDRGSIVLVGSALAYRGIPLQSAYCGSKHAVEGFFDSLKTELLHDKSKVKLSMVQLPAMNTTQFSFVKTRLPNKPKPMGKIYQPEVAAEAILFAAKDGRREIFVGCPTVEAIVGNKIAPWYADYVLAKTGFDGQQTDIPEDPNRPNNLWEPIPGDHGAHGTFGAEAADFSPELWLSMNRNKIYAGALALGGIILGAYATKKKKNA